A single region of the Acanthopagrus latus isolate v.2019 chromosome 11, fAcaLat1.1, whole genome shotgun sequence genome encodes:
- the LOC119029349 gene encoding flavin-containing monooxygenase 5-like, giving the protein MLQKVAVISAGISGLTSIKACLEEGLQPECFESSNDNGGIWRFKDDPEPERANIYSSVIINSSKERMAFSDFPPPAELPNNMHHSEMLLYMRLYAQAFKLLQYIPFKVIGHYE; this is encoded by the exons ATGCTTCAGAAGGTGGCAGTGATCAGTGCAGGGATTTCTGGACTGACCAGCATCAAAGCCTGTTTGGAAGAAGGTCTGCAGCCTGAGTGCTTTGAGAGCAGCAATGACAATGGAGGTATATGGAGATTTAAG GACGATCCAGAGCCTGAACGGGCCAACATCTACTCCTCTGTGATCATCAACAGCTCCAAAGAGAGGATGGCCTTCAGTGACTTCCCTCCACCAGCTGAGCTCCCCAACAACATGCACCACTCTGAGATGCTGCTGTATATGCGCCTCTATGCTCAGGCCTTCAAACTGCTGCAGTACATACCCTTCAAGGTTATTGGTCACTATGAGTAA
- the LOC119029347 gene encoding flavin-containing monooxygenase 5-like: MVQKVAVIGAGISGLTSIKACLDEGLEPICFESSHDIGGLWRLKEEPEPGRTNIYQSVVINSSKEIMAFSDFPPPAELPNNMHHSEVLLYMRLYAEAFNLLQHIHLQTTVVSVRQTLDFASTGQWEVETESSDGQRETRVFDAVIVCTGHFTHPHMPLKDFPGIESFEGRYFHSWHYRNSEGLQGKRVVVVGIGNSGGDIAVEISRVAEKVYLSSRSGAWVVSRVGQGGIPSDLIGTSRMNLFMERLFPSWSNTMLEKKLNKAFDHKLYGLKPKHGFFAQMPLVNDDLPNRIISGRVQMKPNVKEFRGSSAVFVDGSVIEKVDVVVFATGYNYSFPFLPSALQAKCGYRLRLYKHVFPPALTKPTLAVVGFIRGFGAVNPLSEMQARWATRVFKGLATLPSEETMIKELEKDTEIMHQKFACTELNPIQVDYIPYLDSLAEQVGVRPNIPWLLLTDPRLALQLITGPCTPYQYRLTGPGKWAGARQAILTQWERVLQPFRTRVVPEPERRPLSRWSIVVMVSGAALLCCFCYNKHPLPSLLSLQSLLRSPQ, from the exons ATGGTTCAGAAGGTGGCAGTGATCGGTGCAGGGATTTCTGGACTGACCAGCATCAAGGCCTGTTTGGATGAAGGTCTGGAGCCCATCTGCTTCGAGAGCAGCCATGACATTGGAGGTCTATGGAGACTGAAG GAGGAGCCCGAGCCTGGACGTACCAACATCTATCAGTCGGTGGTCATCAACAGCTCCAAAGAGATCATGGCCTTCAGTGACTTCCCTCCACCAGCTGAGCTCCCCAACAACATGCATCACTCTGAAGTGCTGCTGTACATGCGCCTCTATGCTGAGGCCTTCAATCTGCTGCAGCACATACATCTCCAG acTACCGTGGTCAGTGTGAGGCAGACCCTGGATTTTGCATCAACAGGCCAGTGGGAGGTGGAGACGGAGAGCAGTGACGGTCAGAGGGAGACTCGTGTTTTTGATGCAGTGATAGTCTGTACCGGACACTTCACCCATCCTCACATGCCTCTCAAAGACTTCCCAG GTATAGAGAGCTTTGAAGGCAGATATTTCCACAGCTGGCATTACCGCAACTCTGAGGGTCTGCAGGGGAAACGAGTGGTGGTGGTTGGGATTGGGAACTCTGGAGGTGATATTGCTGTGGAGATCAGTAGAGTTGCTGAGAAG GTGTAcctcagcagcaggagtggAGCGTGGGTTGTCAGCCGTGTAGGACAGGGCGGGATCCCATCTGACCTCATTGGGACTTCTCGGATGAATCTGTTCATGGAGAGGCTCTTCCCCTCGTGGAGCAACACGATGCTGGAGAAGAAACTTAACAAAGCATTTGACCACAAACTATATGGCCTGAAACCAAAACATGG tttttttgcaCAGATGCCTCTCGTGAATGACGACCTGCCAAATCGAATCATCTCAGGTCGTGTTCAGATGAAACCAAATGTGAAGGAGTTCCGTGGGTCCAGTGCGGTGTTTGTCGATGGGAGCGTTATAGAGAAG GTGGATGTTGTGGTGTTTGCTACAGGGTACAACTACAGCTTCCCCTTCCTGCCCTCAGCTCTGCAGGCTAAATGTGGTTACAGGCTGCGTCTCTACAAGCACGTGTTCCCTCCTGCACTGACCAAGCCTACGCTGGCAGTGGTGGGCTTCATCCGCGGCTTTGGGGCCGTCAACCCTCTGTCCGAGATGCAGGCCCGCTGGGCTACAAGAGTATTTAAAG GCTTGGCGACCCTCCCTTCAGAAGAGACCATGATAAAGGAACttgagaaagacacagaaatcatGCATCAGAA GTTTGCCTGCACTGAGCTTAACCCCATCCAGGTGGACTACATCCCTTACCTGGACTCTCTGGCAGAGCAGGTCGGGGTTCGACCTAACATACCATGGCTCTTACTGACGGACCCCAGACTGGCACTGCAGCTTATAACGGGTCCCTGCACTCCTTATCAGTACCGTCTGACTGGGCCCGGCAAGTGGGCCGGAGCCCGTCAGGCCATCCTCACTCAGTGGGAGCGGGTGCTTCAGCCTTTCAGGACCAGAGTGGTACCAGAACCAGAGAGAAGACCTTTGTCTAGATGGAGCATCGTAGTAATGGTCTCAGGTGCAGCCCTGCTGTGCTGCTTCTGCTACAATAA